Sequence from the Bacteroidales bacterium genome:
TTAATCCTTTTAGATATAACTGCAACTAACGAAAAAAAGGAACCGAACTACAGTAAAATTAAAGAGATTGTTTCCGAAGCATTTATGCCAATAGGCTACGGAGGAGGGATAAATAAACTAGAACAGATTGAAAACCTATTTATGCTAGGCGTTGAAAAAGTGATTCTTAACACATCTGCACACACCAATCCTGATTTATTAAGACAGGCCTCGATAACATTCGGGAATCAAAGCATTGTTGTTGCCATTGATGTTAATAAAGACTTTTGGGGTAAACAATATATGTATACCAATGGTGGCAAGGTTAAGCAAAAAACAGAGTTGATTACATTTCTTAAAAAAACAGTTGCGATTGGTGCAGGGGAAATTTTAATAAATTCTATTGAAAATGATGGTATGATGAAAGGCTATGATCTTGGACTTATTAAATATGTAAGTGAAAACGTATCGATCCCTGTTGTGGCATGTGGCGGAGCAGGAAATGTTCAAGACTTTTATAGTGCAATAAAGGCAGGTGCTTCTGCTGTTTCGGCTGGGAGTATGTTTGTTTTTCAGGGAGTGAATCGGGCAGTGCTGATAAGTTACCCGAAATATGAGGAATTAGAAAAGTTGTTAAAATGAGAGAATATAAGATATGTTCCAGATGTGTTATGGATACAAGTGATCCTGACATTGTTTTTGATGAGAATGGTTGTTGTAATCATTGTACCAACGTATTGCAACATCTAAAAGAAAACTATAGCGAGAAGACTAAAAATCAAGAAAAGCTTAATGAAATAATTAGAACAGTTAAGAAGGAGGGTTTTAACAGAAAATACGATTGTATAATTGGATTAAGCGGAGGGGTAGATAGTTCTTATCTAGCATACAAACTTGTTAGGGATTATGGTATTCGGCCTCTGGCTGTGCATGTTGATAATGGATGGAATTCAGAGTTGGCAGTATCTAACATACACAACTTGGTTAACAAGCTTAATATTGATCTTTATACCCATGTGATTAACTGGGAGGAATTTAAAGATTTGCAGAAATCATTTCTTTTTGCTTCTGTCGTTGATCTTGAGATGTTATCTGACCATGCGATTGTTGTCGCAATAAAAAAAATTGCAAAAAGGGAAAGAATAGAATATTTTTTAATAGGCTCAAATTATCAAACGGAATCAATTTTACCAGTAAGTTGGTTTTATCCCAATAAAATTGATAGTGGGAATATTATTGATATTTACAGAAAATATGGTTCTGGTAGAAAAATAAAAACATTCCCATTTCTTTCATTCTGGAACTATTTTTTCTATGGTAAGGGGCATGGTAAATACCTAATGCCACTTTCTCTTATGGAGTATGATAAGGATGCGGCAAAAACAATCTTAATTAAAGAGATGGATTGGCAGGACTATGGGGCTAAGCACCACGAATCGTTTATTACAAAATTCTACCAAACATATATATTGCCCAATAAATTTGGTATTGATAAGAGAAGAGCACACTTAGCTAGTTTGATTTGCGCTAATCAAATAACTCGCGAAAAAGCACTTGAGGAATTGAATAAACCAATTCTTGAAGATTCAAAAAAAGGAGAGGCAATTGAATATTTCTGCAAAAAGATGGAATTGTCAAGAGAGGAGTTTAACAAAATAATGATGGAACCCAGAAGAGAGCATGATGAATTTAAAACCTATAAAAAAACCAAGGAATCTATTTGGAAGATTATCCGCATAATGAGGCACAGCCAAAAGTAGTATGAATAATAGTTTTCAAAGAAAAGTAAAGATTGCGTTTTTAGGTAACCAAATAGCATACGGTGGGGGAGCTAAAAGTCTCTTGTTGCTTATAAAGTCTTTGCAGGGTCAAAATATAGAGAGTTATCTTTTTGTAACTCAAATCTCTTCAGAAGAGATGAAAGCGGAGTTTGAAGAATATGTTGAGTTTGTAAAAATTGTTAACCTCCCAGAAGCTGTTAGCGCACAAACTCAAACAATAAAAGAGAATGTACAAAAACGCAAAGAAAACAATCAGGATCTCTTAAACATTAAGATTTTTGCTGAAGAACTAAATAAATTAGAGATTGATATTTTACACATTAATAATTCTGTTTTTGCTCCAATATATAAAATACTCAGAAGTACTACTAACATTAAAATCGTTACCCATATTCGGGAGTGGGTCGATTGGAATGGAATACACCAAAAACAGAGGTACATAATTGATTCAATCGAGAATAATTCAGATGCATTAATTTGTATAAGCGACACAGAAGCGAGAGTTTTTAAAGCACATACAAATTTACATGTAATACCTAACACTTTTGATTTTAATGAACTTACTCATATTGGTAACAATGGAAAGAAGATAAGAAAAAAACTTGGAATTAACGAAAACACCTTTGTCGTTGGCATGATGGGCAGTTTTCAGAGGAACAAAGGGGTTCTCGATTTCCTTAAAGCACTTGCATATTTAAAGCAAAATAAAAACAATTTTGAGGATATCAAATTTGTTGTTTTGGGAGGAAGTGTTAATGTGAAACCCAATATAATCAAACACATTTTAAGAAAAATATTACTTAGGAATACCTTTAATTATCAAGTTTATAAACTATTAAAAAGGGAAAAAATTTTAAATGAGGTGATTTTCTTAAGTAACAGAAAAAATGTACTTGAAGTTGTTAATTCTTTTGATGTGGCTGTAAGACCCTCCTATACTGGAGATCCATGGGGTAGGGATGTAATTGAATTTATGGCAATGAAAAAACCAATTGTTGCAACAGGAACATCGGAGTTCTTTATTAAAAATGAAAAAACTGGTTTTATTGTCCCGCCAAGAGATTATGTTGGGTTAGCAGAGAAAATATATTGGTTGTATCAGCACAACAAAGAAAGAAATGAAATGGGGCAAAGAGCTTATAAAAACATATTTGAACTGAGTAATACGAATGTTTTTAGAGCAAACTTAATAGATGTGTATTTTAATTTGATTCGCCACAAATTATATCCGAGGATTTAACAGATCTATTAATTATAATGGTCAATTAATCTTTTTATTAAAACGCTTTTTTCCAAGATGCCTCAATTATTGATTAATGAAAAAATTAAATTTATTGATTACGTTTTAGTTCTTACCCTTTTGACTATTACTGCAAATCCTTTCTTTTCTTTGATAAACGTGTATGTACCCTTTATTTTTATGTTGTTTGTATGGGCATACGCTATTTATAAAGGAAAATTGAAAAACAGCAAAAGATTTTTTCAGATCTTAATTGCTGTTTATTTTTTGATAATAATTCAATTTGCTTTATTTGGTGGAATAACTCCAGCAGGATTATATAAACCTTTACTGTTATTCCTTACGCCGTATATTTTATACCGCCTTCTGGGATTAAGATATTTTAAATGTTTATTTGATATTATATACTATTCCTCCATAATTACATTCCCGATCTATCTTTTGCAATCACTTATTCCATCTGTTAATACATTGATCACAGGAGCCATGGAATTTATGTTTCAATATGGCATTACAGATTGGCCACGGTCAATTTTGTTTTACTCAATGCCTCGGGAATCAGGTTTTATTCTATTAAGAAATTCAGGTATATTTCATGAACCCGGTGCCTATTCAATTTACTTAATGTTGGCAATTATTATTAATACATTCTTTACAAGAAATACTCTTGACAGAAAAAATATAGTACTAACAATAATTTTATTAACCACTTTTTCAACAACGGGTTATGTTTTACTAGCAATCTTTTTTGCTTATGCCATTCCAAAATCTAGATTGCATCCGCTTCTGAAATACTTCATTTTTATATTAATGATTACACTAACAATAAAGACATATCGTTCAGCTAATTTTCTTCAAGAAAAGATAGATAATCAATTTTTAACACAAGTTGATGCAATTCAGACAAAAGAAAAAGGTCAGGGTCGATTTTATTCATTCCTAATGGCTTTAGATGTGATTAAACAAAATCATTTTATTGGCAAAGGAATTATTGAAGCAAACAGACCTGTTGGTGAAGGCGTGTATTTTGAATTTGGTGCTATGGGAATATTTGCCCAGTATGGTATTATTTTCGGAGTTTTTTATTTATTTGTTTACTATAAAGGAATTAGAAAATTAACTTTATTATATGGTTTACCCCGAAGTTTATCCTTAATCTTTTTTATTATCATACAACTAGGTTTATCTAGCCAGGCATTTAATTTTCATGCATCATTTATAATGTTTTTTATAATTGGTTTAGATGCTAAAGTGAATCTTACGGCTTCTGCTTTGAGTACCGTGAGGGTGCCAATTAACACATAAGTTTAATACAATGTAAATGTTATTTAACAAAGAAATAGTTTTTATATATAACTTAATATAATGGTTCTTTCGGGATTTTCAAAACCAGATAACTCATAACGTTGATTAATCCAAATAAAATTATTATCATAACAACCTGCCCATTTCCAAATGGATTAGCCGGAACGAATAGAATATTATCCTATTGTAAAGGTTTTTTATATCATGGTTATCAACCAGAGGTTTTCTGTATTAGACCGACTGAGCCATATTATAATTCTACAAATTTATTTGTGAAAGGCACATTTAATGGTATAAAATACACTTATCCGGGAGGAACAACAAAAAGGGTTGCTTCTTTTTTGGGGAGAAGGAAGAACGATTTTTATGCTAAATGGGCCTCCCTTAGGTTGCTTTATAAGACCTTGAAGAAAGGAGAGATTTTTTTTATAATCTTTTATGGAAATAGCGTTGTTGTGGAGTTGTCTTCAATACTAATCTCTAGACGTTTTAATATAAAAATCTATAAAGAAGAAAGCGAAAACCCAGAAATCTATTTTAGGGGTGTCAATATTTTCAATTCTTTTAAGAAATGGTTTGTTATCAATAAACTTTATGGATACTATACAGGTATTTTGGTAATGACACACCCATTAAAAAAATTATTTCTAGGGAAAGGTATTCCCAATAGAAATATTTTAATTATTCCTCAAACGGTAGACCAAGAAAGATTCGAAAAAGATAACTACAACACCTCTGTGCCGCGATCATATGATTATATTGCTTATGTGGGTTCGCTCAATCAGCTAAAGGACGGTGTTTTAACGTTAGTTGAATCATTTGAAGAATTATCTGCTATATATTCTGAAATTCACTTGGTAATTGCCGGAGATGGAACACCTAAAGAAAAAGAGGAGTTAATATTACTTATTAAGAAATTGAAGTTGCCAGAGAGGGTTCATTATATAGGTTGTATTCAATCAAGCGATATTCCGGCTTTTCTTAAAGGGGCGAAATTATTAGTGTCCTGTCGTCCAAAATCCCTGCAAAGTGATTTTGGTTTTCCCACGAAAATTACTGAGTATTTAGCAACAGGAAGACCAATAGTAACAACATTAACCGGAGAACTTGATCTTTATTTGAAGGACAGGGTAAATGTTTTTGCTACAACAACGGATGATCGAAATAGTTTTGCCTCAAAGATAATAGAAGTGCTAGAAGATTATGATTTTGCCATGAAAGTAGCACGAAGAGGACAAATGTTGATAAGCGATAACTTTAACCCAATAATACAAACAAAAAGAATAATAGATTTTTGTACGGATTAAAATACATGTCAGAAATACCAATTGTAAATAGTTTTGTAAATATTGAAACACTTTTTGAAAGAGAACAAGAAAGAAGTATTTCTTTATTGTCGGAATTATATCTACAACCCAACTTATTAAAAGAGAAGATTCGAAAAATTTCAAAGGGAGTTTTGGATAATCATAAAATCCTCGAAGGGAAAAAGATTTTACTGAAACCTAATTGGGTAACGCATAATAGAAAAGAAAATGACGAAATCTGCTTAAGGACTCATAATAGCATATTGCTTTCGCTGGTTGAAATAATTCTTGAGTGTAAACCGTTAAAAATCACTATTGGGGATGCTCCAATACAAGGTTGTAATTGGGAAAAAATGATAAGTCAGGATTTTTATAAAAGCATAGAAAGATTAAGTATAACCCATTCTATTCCTATTATTATTAAAGATTTCAGGAGAGTAACTTTTATTCCTCTCGAAAACAATCTTACAAAAGAAAGGAACGCAATAACTAACTATACAATATTTGATCTTGGAAAAGAAAGTTGCTTAGAACCAATTAGTTCAACGAAAAATATTTTTAGAGTAACCGATTACGATCCAGATAGACTATCAGAGTCTCATACTGTTGGAAAGCACAAATATTGCATTACAAACGAATTGTTTGATGCAGATACAGTAATATCTTTACCAAAAATAAAAACGCATCAAAAAACAGGTATTACAGGAGCACTAAAAAATTTGGTTGGATTAAACGGAGACAAAGACTTCTTACCTCATCACAGGGTTGGAGGTTCGGGAGTTGGAGGAGACTGCTATCCCGGGAAAAACATTTTAAGACGTATTTCAGAATTCTTTTTAGATTATGCTAATAGGCATCAAGGAGAAAATAAGTATTGGGTAGGAGTTTATTTATCTAAAATTGCATGGAAGTTATCTTTGCCGAAGAATGTTCATCATTTAGCTGCTGGGTGGTTTGGAAATGATACTACATGGAGGATGGTAATGG
This genomic interval carries:
- a CDS encoding DUF362 domain-containing protein, whose protein sequence is MSEIPIVNSFVNIETLFEREQERSISLLSELYLQPNLLKEKIRKISKGVLDNHKILEGKKILLKPNWVTHNRKENDEICLRTHNSILLSLVEIILECKPLKITIGDAPIQGCNWEKMISQDFYKSIERLSITHSIPIIIKDFRRVTFIPLENNLTKERNAITNYTIFDLGKESCLEPISSTKNIFRVTDYDPDRLSESHTVGKHKYCITNELFDADTVISLPKIKTHQKTGITGALKNLVGLNGDKDFLPHHRVGGSGVGGDCYPGKNILRRISEFFLDYANRHQGENKYWVGVYLSKIAWKLSLPKNVHHLAAGWFGNDTTWRMVMDLNKIAIFGKKDGTISGLPQRELYSLCDGIIGGQGDGPLNPQPLAMGVICFTNNSSMTDICMATLMGFDIQKIPLLKIAEQNIKRETISLILNGRLTTIKEISKLSIPTLPPPGWVDYLSKP
- the hisF gene encoding imidazole glycerol phosphate synthase subunit HisF: MLRNRVIPVLLISNGGLVKTTKFKKPVYIGDPINAVKIFNEKEVDELILLDITATNEKKEPNYSKIKEIVSEAFMPIGYGGGINKLEQIENLFMLGVEKVILNTSAHTNPDLLRQASITFGNQSIVVAIDVNKDFWGKQYMYTNGGKVKQKTELITFLKKTVAIGAGEILINSIENDGMMKGYDLGLIKYVSENVSIPVVACGGAGNVQDFYSAIKAGASAVSAGSMFVFQGVNRAVLISYPKYEELEKLLK
- a CDS encoding glycosyltransferase family 4 protein encodes the protein MNNSFQRKVKIAFLGNQIAYGGGAKSLLLLIKSLQGQNIESYLFVTQISSEEMKAEFEEYVEFVKIVNLPEAVSAQTQTIKENVQKRKENNQDLLNIKIFAEELNKLEIDILHINNSVFAPIYKILRSTTNIKIVTHIREWVDWNGIHQKQRYIIDSIENNSDALICISDTEARVFKAHTNLHVIPNTFDFNELTHIGNNGKKIRKKLGINENTFVVGMMGSFQRNKGVLDFLKALAYLKQNKNNFEDIKFVVLGGSVNVKPNIIKHILRKILLRNTFNYQVYKLLKREKILNEVIFLSNRKNVLEVVNSFDVAVRPSYTGDPWGRDVIEFMAMKKPIVATGTSEFFIKNEKTGFIVPPRDYVGLAEKIYWLYQHNKERNEMGQRAYKNIFELSNTNVFRANLIDVYFNLIRHKLYPRI
- a CDS encoding N-acetyl sugar amidotransferase, yielding MREYKICSRCVMDTSDPDIVFDENGCCNHCTNVLQHLKENYSEKTKNQEKLNEIIRTVKKEGFNRKYDCIIGLSGGVDSSYLAYKLVRDYGIRPLAVHVDNGWNSELAVSNIHNLVNKLNIDLYTHVINWEEFKDLQKSFLFASVVDLEMLSDHAIVVAIKKIAKRERIEYFLIGSNYQTESILPVSWFYPNKIDSGNIIDIYRKYGSGRKIKTFPFLSFWNYFFYGKGHGKYLMPLSLMEYDKDAAKTILIKEMDWQDYGAKHHESFITKFYQTYILPNKFGIDKRRAHLASLICANQITREKALEELNKPILEDSKKGEAIEYFCKKMELSREEFNKIMMEPRREHDEFKTYKKTKESIWKIIRIMRHSQK
- a CDS encoding glycosyltransferase; the protein is MINPNKIIIITTCPFPNGLAGTNRILSYCKGFLYHGYQPEVFCIRPTEPYYNSTNLFVKGTFNGIKYTYPGGTTKRVASFLGRRKNDFYAKWASLRLLYKTLKKGEIFFIIFYGNSVVVELSSILISRRFNIKIYKEESENPEIYFRGVNIFNSFKKWFVINKLYGYYTGILVMTHPLKKLFLGKGIPNRNILIIPQTVDQERFEKDNYNTSVPRSYDYIAYVGSLNQLKDGVLTLVESFEELSAIYSEIHLVIAGDGTPKEKEELILLIKKLKLPERVHYIGCIQSSDIPAFLKGAKLLVSCRPKSLQSDFGFPTKITEYLATGRPIVTTLTGELDLYLKDRVNVFATTTDDRNSFASKIIEVLEDYDFAMKVARRGQMLISDNFNPIIQTKRIIDFCTD